One genomic segment of Fervidobacterium pennivorans includes these proteins:
- a CDS encoding DUF429 domain-containing protein codes for MVVFKYEKEFHYFVGIDPSWTGQKPTAVVVVKLNELSKKLELERYIYTKDVKEIVVAISSLGKPSVIGVDAPLVITNVYGHRENELEFIRYYPIKIPLYPVNSSLYKSFFPTMLYMELNKIGFRFENKNIFEFIHTLL; via the coding sequence ATGGTTGTGTTTAAGTATGAAAAGGAATTCCACTATTTTGTAGGTATAGACCCTTCTTGGACAGGGCAAAAGCCTACCGCAGTTGTTGTAGTAAAGTTAAACGAACTATCAAAGAAACTCGAATTAGAAAGATATATCTATACAAAAGATGTAAAAGAAATAGTTGTCGCTATCTCATCTTTGGGAAAGCCATCTGTGATAGGTGTCGATGCGCCATTGGTTATAACGAACGTTTATGGTCACAGGGAAAATGAGCTTGAGTTTATTAGATATTATCCTATAAAAATCCCGCTTTATCCTGTAAATAGTAGTTTGTACAAATCATTTTTCCCTACAATGTTATACATGGAGTTAAACAAAATCGGTTTTCGTTTTGAAAACAAAAATATTTTCGAGTTTATCCACACGCTACTTTAA
- a CDS encoding GIY-YIG nuclease family protein has product MKGAYIFVLTLDSFVELQLSRTRWELNPGTYAYIGSGMGNLEKRVERHFSSDKRLRWHIDYLTCYGKPLFAILIPSKERIEEKISLTFQSHFSCVEGFGASDLKVMSNLYIIDDFQKFSEVVIYFLAQEGEKP; this is encoded by the coding sequence ATGAAGGGAGCCTACATTTTTGTTCTAACACTCGATAGCTTTGTCGAATTACAGTTGAGTAGAACTCGTTGGGAGTTAAATCCTGGCACATATGCTTACATCGGCTCAGGTATGGGAAATCTTGAGAAGAGAGTAGAAAGGCATTTTTCGTCAGATAAGCGTCTGCGATGGCATATAGACTATTTAACTTGCTATGGGAAACCACTTTTTGCAATATTGATTCCTTCCAAAGAAAGGATAGAAGAAAAGATTTCTTTAACATTCCAATCACATTTCAGCTGTGTTGAAGGATTCGGTGCTTCGGATTTGAAGGTAATGTCTAACCTTTATATCATCGACGACTTTCAGAAATTTTCGGAGGTTGTAATTTATTTTCTTGCTCAAGAAGGTGAAAAGCCTTGA